The Paraburkholderia sp. FT54 genome includes a region encoding these proteins:
- a CDS encoding MBL fold metallo-hydrolase, with protein sequence MLVEGFFDAGTCTVSYLLLDVRTGDCALIDSVLDYDPKSGRTSTTTADKLISRVHELGVKVQWLLETHVHADHLSAAPYLKERLGGKIAIGAQVTRVQDEFGKLFNAGLRFAHDGSQFDHLLSDGETFTVGALQARAIHTPGHTPACMTYVVSDGAHTAAFVGDTLFMPDYGTARCDFPGGDARTLYRSINKVLSLPADTKLYMCHDYQPGGRPLQFVSTVAEEREHNVHIRNGIGEEAFVAMRTARDATLNMPVLMLPSVQVNMRAGHLPDPEDNGVLYLKIPLNAI encoded by the coding sequence ATGCTGGTCGAAGGTTTCTTCGACGCCGGTACCTGCACGGTCAGCTACCTGTTGCTGGATGTCCGCACCGGCGACTGTGCACTGATCGACAGTGTCCTCGACTATGACCCGAAGTCAGGCCGCACCTCCACGACGACAGCCGACAAGCTCATCTCTCGTGTCCACGAGCTTGGCGTGAAGGTCCAGTGGCTTCTCGAAACCCACGTGCACGCCGACCATCTGTCCGCCGCGCCCTACCTCAAGGAAAGACTCGGCGGAAAGATTGCGATTGGCGCGCAGGTGACCCGCGTGCAAGACGAGTTCGGCAAGCTGTTCAACGCCGGTTTGAGATTCGCGCACGATGGCAGCCAGTTCGATCACCTGCTCTCCGACGGCGAAACGTTCACCGTTGGAGCGTTGCAGGCGCGCGCTATCCACACGCCGGGCCATACGCCCGCCTGCATGACCTATGTGGTCAGCGACGGCGCGCATACCGCTGCCTTTGTCGGCGACACCCTGTTCATGCCCGACTACGGTACCGCGCGCTGCGACTTTCCCGGCGGCGACGCCCGTACGCTGTACCGGTCAATCAACAAGGTGTTGAGCCTGCCGGCGGACACGAAGCTGTACATGTGCCACGACTACCAGCCCGGCGGTCGGCCTTTGCAGTTTGTCAGCACGGTAGCCGAGGAACGCGAACACAACGTCCATATCCGCAATGGTATCGGCGAGGAAGCTTTCGTGGCGATGCGCACCGCGCGCGACGCGACACTTAACATGCCTGTGCTGATGCTGCCGTCAGTACAGGTCAACATGCGCGCCGGACATCTGCCCGATCCGGAAGATAACGGCGTGCTGTATCTCAAGATTCCCCTCAACGCAATCTGA
- a CDS encoding TIGR01244 family sulfur transferase produces the protein MDIKKLTAELAVSQQIAASDVRAIAQAGFRAVICNRPDGEGADQPNFSEIEAAARDQGIEAHYLPIESGKVGDADAARFGELMRALPKPVLAYCRTGMRAATLWALSEAPRGTLPDIVAAASAAGYDLSALARRIANGGKVPVNVAVASHDIVIVGAGAAGVAAAASLLARDRNLDIAIIDPAGVHYYQPGWTMVGAGVFDPEKTVRDMAAVLPRQVHWIKAAVAAFEPENNAVVLEGCRVVSYRQLIVCPGLKLDWHAIDGLSEALGQNGVTSNYRYDLAPYTWQLVSELKGGRALFTQPPMPIKCAGAPQKAMYLSSDHWRRTGRLEQIDVQFFNAGAVLFGVADYVPALMEYVRRYDIALNFGFNLSAIDGPGKRATFTRTLENGSVESVTREFDMIHVVPPQKAPDFIRVSPLVDKAGWVDVNPATLRHKTHSNVFALGDVANTTNAKTAAAARKQAPVVAHNVLAALGKVRGEAAYDGYGSCPLTVERGKIVLAEFLYGGKVAPSMPTWLIDGKRPSRLAWLLKERILPPLYWHGMLKGREWMAQPELVG, from the coding sequence ATGGACATCAAGAAACTGACGGCCGAACTGGCGGTATCGCAGCAGATTGCCGCATCAGACGTGCGTGCGATCGCGCAGGCGGGTTTTCGCGCCGTCATCTGCAATCGCCCGGACGGCGAAGGCGCCGACCAGCCCAACTTTAGCGAAATCGAGGCGGCGGCCCGCGACCAGGGTATCGAGGCTCATTACCTGCCCATCGAGTCCGGCAAGGTCGGCGACGCCGATGCTGCGCGGTTCGGCGAATTGATGCGCGCGCTGCCGAAGCCAGTGCTCGCCTATTGCCGTACCGGAATGCGTGCCGCGACGCTGTGGGCATTGTCCGAAGCGCCCCGCGGGACGCTGCCAGACATCGTCGCCGCAGCCAGCGCAGCAGGTTATGATCTGTCCGCGCTGGCGCGGCGCATCGCCAACGGCGGCAAGGTGCCTGTCAATGTCGCAGTGGCCAGTCACGACATCGTGATCGTTGGCGCAGGCGCAGCCGGCGTGGCGGCCGCCGCGAGCCTGCTCGCGCGCGACCGCAACCTCGACATCGCCATCATCGACCCGGCCGGCGTTCACTATTACCAGCCAGGCTGGACCATGGTCGGAGCCGGTGTGTTCGATCCCGAGAAGACCGTCCGCGACATGGCCGCCGTGCTGCCGCGCCAGGTGCACTGGATCAAGGCCGCGGTGGCCGCGTTCGAGCCAGAAAACAACGCGGTCGTACTCGAAGGATGCAGGGTAGTGAGCTACAGGCAGCTTATCGTCTGTCCGGGACTCAAGCTCGACTGGCATGCCATCGATGGGTTGTCTGAAGCACTCGGCCAGAATGGCGTGACGTCCAACTATCGCTACGATCTTGCTCCCTACACCTGGCAGCTCGTGAGCGAACTCAAGGGCGGCCGCGCGCTGTTCACGCAGCCACCGATGCCGATCAAATGCGCCGGGGCGCCGCAGAAGGCGATGTATCTGTCCTCGGATCACTGGCGGCGTACAGGCCGGCTCGAACAGATCGATGTTCAGTTCTTCAACGCCGGCGCGGTGTTGTTCGGCGTGGCCGACTATGTCCCGGCATTGATGGAGTACGTCAGGCGTTACGACATCGCGCTGAACTTCGGCTTCAACCTGAGTGCGATAGACGGCCCAGGCAAGAGGGCGACTTTCACGCGCACGCTCGAGAACGGCAGCGTGGAATCGGTGACCCGCGAGTTCGACATGATCCACGTGGTGCCGCCGCAGAAAGCACCGGACTTCATCCGCGTCAGCCCGCTGGTCGACAAGGCGGGCTGGGTCGACGTCAACCCTGCTACGTTGCGCCACAAGACTCATTCAAACGTCTTCGCGCTCGGGGATGTCGCGAACACCACCAACGCGAAAACCGCTGCCGCCGCACGCAAACAGGCACCCGTCGTCGCCCACAACGTGCTTGCCGCCCTCGGCAAGGTCCGGGGTGAGGCGGCGTACGACGGCTATGGATCATGCCCGCTGACCGTCGAACGCGGCAAGATCGTGCTGGCGGAATTCCTCTATGGCGGGAAGGTCGCGCCGTCCATGCCGACCTGGCTGATCGACGGCAAGCGTCCGTCGCGCCTCGCGTGGCTGCTGAAGGAGCGCATCCTGCCGCCGCTTTACTGGCACGGGATGCTCAAGGGGCGCGAGTGGATGGCGCAGCCTGAACTCGTGGGCTAA
- a CDS encoding sulfite exporter TauE/SafE family protein: MLTSLILGAIVGAVLGLTGAGGGILAVPALVAGMGWPMQQATPVALVAVAGSAAIGALEAFRQRLVRYRAALFMAAAGVPLTSLGVRVAHALPQRVLLALFATVMLVVAGRLLSQALRRGRPDSADSRFCVGHINPNTGRLIWSWTTGAALAATGALTGLMTGLLGVGGGFIIVPMLRKLTNVSMHGIVATSLMVIALVGSGGVVVTVLHGAPLPLDLTLWFSLATAVGMVTGRLVSHRLSAQHVQVGFGGVLICVALGMMVKAGLGG, encoded by the coding sequence ATGCTAACTTCACTTATTCTCGGCGCCATCGTCGGCGCGGTGCTCGGCCTGACCGGCGCGGGCGGCGGCATACTGGCCGTTCCGGCGTTGGTAGCCGGCATGGGCTGGCCGATGCAGCAGGCGACGCCGGTTGCGCTGGTTGCCGTGGCGGGCAGCGCTGCGATCGGCGCGCTTGAAGCATTCCGGCAGCGGCTCGTCCGCTACCGCGCCGCGCTGTTCATGGCCGCAGCGGGTGTGCCGCTGACCTCGCTCGGCGTGCGCGTTGCCCACGCGTTGCCGCAGCGCGTGCTCCTGGCGCTGTTTGCGACCGTCATGCTGGTGGTGGCCGGAAGGCTGTTATCACAGGCTTTGCGGCGCGGACGCCCGGACAGCGCGGACTCGCGGTTTTGCGTCGGCCACATCAACCCGAACACCGGGCGGCTGATCTGGTCGTGGACGACTGGAGCCGCACTCGCGGCGACCGGCGCATTGACCGGCCTCATGACGGGACTGCTCGGGGTGGGCGGCGGCTTCATCATCGTGCCCATGCTGCGCAAGCTGACCAACGTGTCGATGCATGGCATTGTCGCCACGTCGCTGATGGTGATCGCGCTGGTCGGCAGCGGCGGTGTCGTTGTGACGGTCCTGCACGGCGCGCCATTGCCGCTCGACCTGACGCTGTGGTTCAGCCTGGCGACGGCCGTCGGCATGGTGACCGGGCGGCTGGTTTCGCATCGTCTCTCCGCGCAGCACGTGCAGGTGGGTTTCGGAGGCGTGTTGATCTGCGTGGCGCTCGGGATGATGGTGAAAGCTGGGCTAGGCGGATGA
- a CDS encoding DsrE family protein yields MYKVKTFVATAALAAASLSVHAGTMDSPDFWTTPTVHDYGKMHFLPNSAFKPQPGHTYKVVFSLTQGGKNPNEVSPALDHVARAVNLYVASGVPLSRLKFVAVASGSATSLVLDDAHYRAQFGVPNPNLPLIAELRKDGITIAVCGQAMAEHHFEYDWIDPRVTLSLSALTTVTTLQQAGYALMPL; encoded by the coding sequence ATGTACAAAGTCAAAACTTTCGTAGCTACCGCAGCGCTCGCTGCCGCTTCATTGTCCGTCCATGCAGGCACGATGGATTCACCCGACTTCTGGACGACGCCGACCGTTCACGACTACGGCAAGATGCACTTTCTGCCGAACAGTGCTTTCAAGCCGCAGCCGGGTCACACCTACAAGGTGGTCTTCTCGTTAACGCAGGGGGGCAAGAACCCCAATGAGGTGAGTCCGGCGCTTGATCACGTGGCGCGCGCGGTGAATCTCTACGTGGCGTCGGGCGTGCCGTTGAGCAGGCTTAAATTCGTCGCGGTCGCTTCTGGCTCGGCCACGTCGCTGGTGCTCGACGACGCGCACTACCGTGCACAGTTCGGCGTGCCTAACCCCAATCTGCCGTTGATTGCGGAACTCAGGAAGGACGGTATCACGATCGCGGTGTGTGGCCAGGCGATGGCAGAACACCACTTCGAGTATGACTGGATTGACCCCAGAGTAACGCTGTCATTGTCCGCACTGACTACCGTGACAACCCTGCAGCAAGCTGGTTATGCACTAATGCCACTCTGA
- a CDS encoding TQO small subunit DoxD produces the protein MRAVSCLHQSIWKCIDMATLPLDATTVGAQRNDALRSWRLAGVALAVTRFIQGFIYWGGGSRRFIYGPSKLDPHAPHWMAYKFQTAMPGALFGLDHLIAFMLQHFYVLYVGVLVFSAVELVFGLMLMVGLLTRLGALVSMLLSVVLMALFGWQGATCIDEWTMAACNLAMGTTLLLAGGSAYSIDNVLLRIRPALSGKAWFQWMGGSLPLPQSDRAFRTLALALFAFVAVYNVGTYSYFRGSVVTPFHGGPVSPTVHHLTMRDGKLLADGQVRFHVYLDAGTPEAPVHVVEAELLGPDLTVIERWDASALSKLPKGAFSNDFAYNQFAAGPYGIRAPMGAAATIMLPPVPHSNVSPETRVTLRLTDVDGRSFTTQLESIR, from the coding sequence GTGCGCGCCGTAAGCTGTCTCCATCAAAGTATCTGGAAATGCATTGACATGGCAACCCTCCCACTAGACGCGACGACTGTCGGTGCCCAGCGTAACGACGCACTTCGGAGCTGGCGCCTGGCCGGTGTCGCTCTGGCTGTCACACGCTTCATACAAGGGTTCATCTATTGGGGCGGCGGCTCACGACGCTTCATCTATGGGCCGAGCAAACTGGATCCGCATGCACCGCACTGGATGGCCTACAAGTTTCAGACGGCGATGCCAGGTGCACTGTTCGGACTCGATCATCTGATCGCATTTATGCTCCAGCATTTCTACGTACTTTACGTGGGCGTACTAGTGTTCAGCGCGGTAGAACTGGTGTTCGGCCTTATGTTGATGGTTGGGCTGCTCACGCGTCTGGGGGCGCTTGTTTCCATGTTGCTGTCTGTGGTGCTGATGGCACTGTTCGGCTGGCAGGGAGCGACCTGCATCGATGAGTGGACCATGGCCGCTTGCAATCTTGCAATGGGCACGACCTTGTTGCTGGCCGGCGGCAGCGCGTATTCGATAGACAACGTGCTGCTTCGGATCAGGCCAGCGCTTTCCGGCAAGGCCTGGTTTCAATGGATGGGCGGCAGTCTGCCGCTACCGCAGAGCGATCGTGCGTTTCGCACCCTCGCGTTGGCGTTGTTCGCCTTTGTCGCGGTGTACAACGTTGGCACCTACAGTTACTTCCGCGGTTCCGTGGTGACGCCCTTTCACGGCGGCCCGGTTAGCCCGACCGTTCACCACCTGACGATGCGCGACGGAAAATTGCTGGCGGACGGTCAGGTCAGATTCCACGTGTATCTGGACGCGGGCACGCCCGAAGCGCCGGTGCACGTCGTCGAAGCGGAATTGCTGGGCCCGGACCTGACGGTCATCGAGCGCTGGGATGCTTCCGCTCTGTCGAAGTTGCCCAAGGGCGCGTTCTCCAATGATTTCGCCTACAACCAGTTTGCCGCAGGTCCATACGGCATTCGTGCGCCGATGGGTGCGGCCGCAACGATCATGCTGCCACCTGTTCCTCACAGCAACGTGTCGCCAGAGACGCGCGTCACTTTGCGGCTGACCGACGTCGACGGCCGATCGTTCACTACGCAACTGGAAAGTATTCGTTGA
- a CDS encoding HD domain-containing protein, producing MSTTIAGIKIPDSAIARAATQLVRDTETDLLYNHSRRVFLFGALSGERKGLKYDPELLYLGAMFHDMGLMPAYSSEGYRFEVDGANAARDFMTQHGMNDYDIEQVWLSIALHTTPGVPEHLKPVVALVTAGVEMDVLGMAYHEFSDEQRIQVVAAHPREKTFKNGIIDAFAQGTIKKPETTFGNVKADVLELRDPSYRRLNFCQIILGSAWDDSNAAHDAACGCNTTATVQDN from the coding sequence ATGAGCACCACCATTGCAGGCATCAAGATACCCGACAGCGCAATTGCACGCGCGGCCACCCAGCTGGTACGCGATACCGAAACCGACCTGCTGTACAACCACTCGCGGCGGGTTTTCCTGTTCGGCGCCCTCAGCGGCGAACGCAAGGGCCTTAAGTACGACCCGGAACTACTGTACCTCGGCGCCATGTTCCACGACATGGGCCTGATGCCGGCGTATAGCAGTGAAGGCTACCGTTTCGAAGTGGATGGCGCCAACGCCGCGCGTGATTTCATGACGCAGCACGGCATGAACGACTACGACATCGAACAGGTGTGGTTGTCGATTGCGCTGCATACCACACCGGGCGTGCCTGAACATCTGAAGCCGGTCGTCGCGCTCGTCACCGCCGGAGTCGAGATGGACGTGCTCGGCATGGCTTACCACGAGTTCAGCGACGAACAACGGATTCAGGTGGTGGCCGCGCATCCGCGTGAGAAGACGTTCAAGAACGGAATCATCGATGCCTTTGCGCAGGGAACGATCAAGAAGCCAGAGACTACCTTCGGCAACGTCAAGGCGGACGTGCTCGAACTGCGCGATCCGTCGTACAGGCGGCTGAACTTCTGTCAAATCATCCTGGGTTCCGCATGGGACGACAGCAACGCCGCTCACGATGCGGCCTGCGGTTGCAACACCACTGCGACAGTGCAGGACAACTGA